ACAAGACAGACTCCCCACGGTGACCCCTTCCGAGCAACCCGGCGGGCGAACCGGCAGCGCCTGTTGACAAGACAATTCCCAGAAAGCGGCGGTGTGGCTCGGATACCCGAGCCGGTTTCCCGCTGTACTTGCGCGCTTATGAGAGGTCTGTGGCGGAATCCTGCATCGGGCCCCATCCGCCGCCGAGAGCTTTGTAGAGGCGGACGAGATTCACCGAGATCACGCCTTCACTGAGAGCCAGCTGCTCCTGGTAGGTCAGCAGCGACCGTTGCGCGTCCAGGACGCTGTTGAAATCGCTCAGGCCGTTCTTGTACTGGTCCTGGGCCACCTCGAGCGCGTTTCGGGCGGCGTCGACGGCCCTCGTCAGCGCTTCGCGCCGCTGTTGCTCCTCCGCGTAGTCCACGAGAGCTTCGCGCACTTCTTGCACCGCGGTCAGCACGGTGTTTTCGTAGGCGGCAAGGTACTGCTCCTGCAATTCGGTCTGTACCTTGATGTTCTTGCGAATGGCGCCCGCATGAAAGATTGGCCACGAGACGCTCGGGCCGATGTTCCACGCGCCGCTGTCGGTTTCAAACAGGGTTGCGGACTTGATCGACTCGAGCCCTATCGAACCGGTCAGAAAGAACTTCGGATACAGTTCGGCCTCGGCTTCGCCAATCCGCGCCGTCTGTGCGGCCAACGCGCGCTCCGCCATACGGATATCGGGCCGCTGGCGCAGCGCGTTTGCGGGAATGCCCGTTACCACCTTGAGGGACGCGACCGGGATAGGCTTTACCTCGCTCAATTGGGCATGCAGGTCGCCGGGCATCGCGCCGGTCAGCACCGCCAGACTGTTCATCGCTGTTTCGATGCCGCTGCGCATGGGGGGAATCAACGCGCGGGTGTTTTCCATGATGTAACGCGCCTGCTGCACGGCCAACGCATCGCGCAGACCCGATTCGTACAACGATTCCAGCAGTTCGTAGGTCTCTTCCTGCGCGCTCAGATTCGATTCGGCCACTTGCAGGCGAGCCTGATACGTGCGTAACGCGACGTAGTTCCGGGCAACCGCCCCGGCAAGCGACACCCAGACCGCCTTCAAGCTTTCCTGCGCGGCCTCGACGTCGGCCTGCGCCGCTTCGATGCCGCGGCGCGTCCCCCCGAAAATGTCGAGCTCCCACGACGCATCCACACCCGCGCGGTAGAAATCACTTTCCCAATCCACATCCCGCTGGACAGGCCACGATGCAACCTGCCGGGGCACGTTCAGCAGGGCCTGGGCCGGGTCCTGGGTAAACAACGACCAGTTCTGCGCCGCGCCAAGCGCCGTCGAGATGGTTCCGGCCACCTGCTGCACTTTGTCAAGCTCAGACGGCCCCGGAACCAGATTCTCGCTGGTCCGGCTTCGCTGGTATGTTGCCCCCCCGTCAAGCCGGGGATACAGGCCCGACTGGGCGATACCAGCGATGTGCCGCGCCATGCGCACGCGGGATTGGGCCTGCCGGATGTCCAGATTGCCGTCAAGGGACCGTTTCACAAGCTCCGTCAGCAGGGGATCCTCGAGGGTTTCCCACCAGGACGCGAGCGATTCCGCCGTGACGGGCCCCGTTTCGGCCGTCGCCTCAGGGCCGGCGGCCTTGAGCAGATCCGACACCGGCGGCTCGGGAACGCCGGGCGCGGCGTAATCAGGCCCCACGGTTGTGCATCCGGAAAACAAAACCGCAATCGCAAA
The DNA window shown above is from Candidatus Hydrogenedentota bacterium and carries:
- a CDS encoding efflux transporter outer membrane subunit, which encodes MMRRVLPLMPFAIAVLFSGCTTVGPDYAAPGVPEPPVSDLLKAAGPEATAETGPVTAESLASWWETLEDPLLTELVKRSLDGNLDIRQAQSRVRMARHIAGIAQSGLYPRLDGGATYQRSRTSENLVPGPSELDKVQQVAGTISTALGAAQNWSLFTQDPAQALLNVPRQVASWPVQRDVDWESDFYRAGVDASWELDIFGGTRRGIEAAQADVEAAQESLKAVWVSLAGAVARNYVALRTYQARLQVAESNLSAQEETYELLESLYESGLRDALAVQQARYIMENTRALIPPMRSGIETAMNSLAVLTGAMPGDLHAQLSEVKPIPVASLKVVTGIPANALRQRPDIRMAERALAAQTARIGEAEAELYPKFFLTGSIGLESIKSATLFETDSGAWNIGPSVSWPIFHAGAIRKNIKVQTELQEQYLAAYENTVLTAVQEVREALVDYAEEQQRREALTRAVDAARNALEVAQDQYKNGLSDFNSVLDAQRSLLTYQEQLALSEGVISVNLVRLYKALGGGWGPMQDSATDLS